A window of Citrus sinensis cultivar Valencia sweet orange chromosome 7, DVS_A1.0, whole genome shotgun sequence contains these coding sequences:
- the LOC102617992 gene encoding golgin candidate 5 codes for MAWFSGKVSLGNFPDLAGAVNKFSESVKNIEKNFDTALGFDEKAEKSAKPETSSSNEGLWPVMSFMGHKSEGSSPTESSGKPQTPQQQSKPEEKVGVETERSVHSATGEVYADKQKASPKTEKDDEHPDTAENLDFVVSEHGKVDSESNIVPNDPSESAIQNIDSSEPVDNQQQKVTSDLGTSEETESGEAKSGPFEADQIEISSSLRDESDNVANACQSKDEGKKEESNYEEKSQAEEMIETGSPFQAEVSTTIQAEVGAESSDSQSVSAEETERVRELLSPSVSSPTAASEIVSAPVSPEHGEKDKAVEVEQQANDSGIVSEEQRLSSEANVSVSADSVCELEKLKREMKMMETALQGAARQAQAKADEIAKMMNENEHLKAVIEDLKRKTNDAELETLREEYHQRVATLERKVYALTKERDTLRREQNKKSDAAALLKEKDEIINQVMAEGEELSKKQAAQEAQIRKLRAQIRELEEEKKGLVTKLQVEENKVESIKRDKTATEKLLQETIEKHQVELGEQKDYYTNALAAAKEAEELAEARANNEARAELESRLREAGERETMLVQALEELRQTLSRTEQQAVFREDMLRRDIEDLQRRYQASERRCEELVTQVPESTRPLLRQIEAIQETTARRAEAWAAVERSLNLRLQEAEAKAAASEERERSVNERLSQTLSRINVLEAQISCLRAEQTQLTKSLEKERQRAAENRQEYLAAKEEADTQEGRANQLEEEIKELRRKHKQELQEALMHRELLQQEIEREKTARVDLERRASAESAAVSEKTPIARHTSAFENGSLSRKLSSASSLGSMEESHFLQASLDSSDSLSDRKNTVEPTMSPYYVKSMTPSAFESILRQKEGELASYMSRLASMESIRDSLAEELVKMTAQCEKLRAEAAILPGIQAELDALRRRHSAALELMGERDEELEELRADIMDLKEMYREQVNLLVNKIQVMGSSMGNT; via the exons ATGGCGTGGTTTAGTGGGAAAGTGTCCTTGGGGAATTTCCCAGATCTTGCTGGGGCGGTGAACAAGTTCAGCGAGAGTGTGAAGAATATCGAAAAGAATTTTGATACTGCCCTTGGGTTTGATGAGAAGGCTGAGAAGTCTGCAAAGCCTGAGACCAGCAGCAGCAATGAAG GATTATGGCCTGTTATGTCCTTTATGGGCCATAAAAGTGAAGGAAGTAGTCCCACTGAATCATCAGGGAAGCCTCAAACTCCACAGCAACAATCCAAACCTGAAGAAAAAGTTGGAGTTGAAACTGAAAGATCAGTGCATTCTGCCACTGGGGAAGTCTATGCTGACAAACAAAAGgcatcaccaaagacagagaAAGATGATGAGCACCCAGATACTGCTGAGAACTTAGATTTTGTGGTGTCAGAGCATGGTAAAGTTGACTCTGAATCAAACATAGTGCCTAATGATCCTTCTGAGTCTGCTATTCAAAACATTGATTCTTCAGAACCTGTTGACAATCAGCAACAGAAAGTGACCTCGGACCTGGGAACTTCTGAAGAAACTGAGTCAGGGGAAGCCAAGTCAGGACCTTTTGAAGCAGACCAAATTGAGATTAGTAGCAGTTTACGTGATGAATCGGATAATGTTGCTAATGCATGTCAAAGCAAGGATGAAgggaagaaagaagaaagtaaCTATGAAGAGAAGAGTCAAGCAGAAGAGATGATAGAGACTGGTTCTCCATTTCAAGCTGAGGTATCTACTACCATCCAAGCTGAAGTTGGGGCTGAATCCTCTGATTCCCAATCTGTCAGTGCTGAGGAGACTGAGAGAGTTCGTGAATTATTGTCACCAAGTGTGTCTTCTCCAACGGCAGCTTCAGAGATAGTTTCTGCACCAGTTTCTCCTGAACATGGTGAAAAAGATAAAGCAGTTGAAGTGGAACAGCAAGCCAATGATAGTGGGATTGTCAGTGAAGAACAGCGCTTGAGCTCAGAAGCAAATGTGTCTGTCTCAGCAGATTCTGTGTGTGAACTGGAGAAACTGAAGAgggaaatgaaaatgatggaAACTGCACTGCAAGGTGCTGCAAGGCAAGCACAG GCAAAAGCAGATGAGATTGCTAAAATGATGAATGAAAATGAGCACCTAAAAGCTGTGATTGAAGATTTGAAG AGAAAAACCAATGATGCAGAGCTTGAAACTTTGCGGGAGGAATACCATCAAAGGGTTGCAACTCTTGAAAGAAAG GTATATGCTCTAACAAAGGAAAGGGATACACTTCGTAGAGAGCAGAACAAAAAAAGTGACGCAGCTGCTcttttaaaggaaaaggatgaaataattaatcaagttATGGCTGAAG GTGAAGAGCTTTCAAAAAAGCAGGCTGCTCAAGAAGCTCAAATCCGGAAATTACGGGCTCAG ATTAGAGAGCTTGAAGAGGAGAAGAAAGGTTTGGTTACCAAACTTCAG GTTGAAGAGAATAAAGTGGAGAGCATCAAGAGGGACAAAACAGCTACGGAGAAGTTGCTCCAAGAAACGATTGAAAAACACCAAGTCGAACTTGGAGAGCAAAAAGACTACTACACAAATGCTTTGGCTGCAGCCAAGGAGGCTGAAGAATTAGCTGAGGCACGTGCCAACAATGAAGCAAGAGCTGAACTAGAGAGTCGTCTTAGAGAGGCTGGGGAACGTGAAACTATGCTAGTTCAAGCACTTGAAGAATTAAGGCAAACTCTAAGTAGAACGGAGCAGCAG GCAGTTTTTAGGGAAGACATGCTTCGTAGAGACATTGAAGATCTTCAAAGACGTTATCAG GCAAGTGAGCGCCGGTGTGAGGAGTTGGTTACTCAAGTACCTGAATCGACAAGGCCTCTGTTAAGACAGATTGAAGCCATACAG GAAACAACTGCCCGGAGGGCAGAAGCTTGGGCTGCTGTGGAGAGGTCTCTGAACTTGCGACTCCAG GAAGCCGAGGCCAAAGCTGCAGCATCTGAAGAAAGAGAACGTTCTGTCAATGAGCGCTTGTCACAAACTTTATCTAGGATTAATGTTCTTGAAGCACAG ATTTCATGCCTGCGAGCAGAACAGACACAGCTAACCAAGTCCCTTGAAAAGGAGAGACAAAGAGCTGCTGAGAATAGGCAAGAGTACCTTGCAGCAAAGGAGGAAGCTGACACTCAAGAAGGGCGTGCAAACcagcttgaagaagaaatcaagGAACTGAGGCGGAAACATAAGCAAGAGTTACAAGAAGCACTTATGCACAGGGAACTTCTTCAGCAG GAAATAGAAAGGGAGAAGACTGCTCGGGTAGATTTGGAAAGGAGAGCTTCTGCTGAATCTGCTGCTGTATCTGAAAAGACTCCTATAGCAAGGCACACCTCAGCTTTTGAGAATG GTAGCCTATCTCGGAAGCTCTCAAGTGCTAGCAGCCTTGGCAGCATGGAGGAAAGTCATTTTCTGCAAGCATCATTGGACTCATCTGACAGTTTATCTGATAGAAAAAATACCGTAGAGCCAACTATGAGCCCATACTATGTGAAGAGCATGACACCTAGTGCTTTTGAATCCATTCTCCGTCAGAAAGAGGGGGAGCTGGCTTCATATATGTCTCGATTG GCATCAATGGAGTCTATCCGGGACTCTCTTGCCGAGGAGTTAGTCAAAATGACAGCACAG TGTGAAAAGTTGCGAGCAGAAGCTGCCATTCTACCTGGCATACAGGCAGAGCTAGATGCATTAAGAAGGAGGCACTCAGCTGCATTGGAGCTAATGGGAGAACGTGATGAGGAG CTGGAGGAACTCCGTGCTGATATTATGGACTTGAAGGAAATGTACAGAGAGCAAGTGAACTTGCTTGTGAATAAG ATCCAAGTAATGGGTTCATCGATGGGTAACACCTGA
- the LOC112495999 gene encoding protein tesmin/TSO1-like CXC 5: MAPHATLNFFPPKQSKLVGKSTDSVTDRSLFPPKLMKSVDKATKSSGFSPERLVMQLVFTEFGLSPVAKMPSTQLPISPPKPYTTMHSSSPFSLSKAEPPRSHQQANMKTKYGAPKLQKQCRCKQSRCLKLYCECFAAGAYCDGCGCNCCGNNVENEDLRQDAMESILERNPNAFRPKIGSSRSGAQDVDTPKVGKHNWGCRCKKTKCLKKYCECFHAKVFCSKNCKCVNCKNSEDYVEHETLSGRPYNNSKICNNSEGYENSIVVSGGDNSNTNISKNFEGSEEQKAISSGNHGEANIYKHDENYFRKMCIKQANAAISAAVGLSGPSILQASRKRKLQKILDSNYEDLSIQRLSNHQKVNPFSVSSSLSAWSVDPIDPIDSSATLGSSEFHFSSKPSFTDIIQARDVAELCSTLVLVSEATRIVLGKNDTSYIQAVRGNLTADITEVQDVENFQKGSNVQKETSDDHLSGNKDDFISEGIDLKEGRSSSPETIRLYSETDELSGTSKSDWIPIHGCNGDVHVEQERLVLTIFSDCLKKIILGNLKGKNCYFFSYNSVDR; the protein is encoded by the exons ATGGCACCGCATGCTACTCTCAATTTTTTCCCGCCAAAACAGTCGAAGTTAGTTGGAAAATCAACCGATTCAGTTACAGATAGATCACTTTTCCCGCCAAAACTAATGAAATCAGTTGATAAAGCAACAAAGTCGTCAGGTTTCTCACCAGAAAGGCTCGTAATGCAGCTAGTCTTCACTGAGTTCGGCTTGTCTCCTGTCGCCAAAATGCCTTCAACTCAGCTTCCAATTTCGCCTCCAAAGCCTTATACGACGATGCATTCTAGCAGTCCATTTTCACTATC GAAAGCGGAGCCCCCAAGATCACATCAACAAGCAaacatgaaaacaaaatatggtgCTCCTAAGCTTCAAAAACAATGTCGTTGCAAGCAATCACGATGCTTGAAATT GTACTGTGAGTGCTTTGCTGCTGGAGCATACTGTGATGGATGCGGTTGCAACTGCTGCGGTAACAATGTTGAGAATGAGGATTTAAGGCAAGATGCTATGGAAAGTATCCTAGAGCGAAACCCGAATGCTTTCAGGCCAAAGATTGGTAGCAGTCGAAGTGGTGCTCAAGATGTG GACACACCAAAGGTTGGAAAGCACAACTGGGGATGCCGTTGCAAGAAAACCAAGTGCCTTAAGAAATATTGTGAATGCTTCCATGCTAAAGTGTTCTGCTCAAAAAATTGCAAATGTGTGAACTGCAAGAATTCTGAAGATTATGTTGAACATGAGACTCTTTCCGGACGCCCCTATAATAATAGCAAAATCTGTAATAATTCTGAAGGATATGAGAACAGCATTGTTGTTTCTGGTGGTGACAATAGTAATACCAACATCAGCAAGAATTTTGAAGGATCTGAGGAGCAGAAGGCCATTTCCAGTGGGAACCATGGTGAGGCCAACATCTACAAGCatgatgaaaattatttcAGAAAAATGTGCATCAAGCAGGCGAATGCTGCCATATCTGCTGCTGTTGGGTTGTCAGGCCCTAGCATCTTACAGGCATCCAGGAAGCGAAAACTTCAGAAAATTCTGGATTCAAATTATGAGGATCTTTCAATTCAAAGGCTTTCAAACCATCAAAAG GTGAATCCTTTTAGTGTTTCCAGTTCCTTGTCTGCGTGGTCTGTTGATCCTATAGACCCCATTGATAGTTCTGCTACACTAGGCTCTTCAGAGTTTCATTTCAG CTCAAAGCCGTCATTTACAGACATCATTCAAGCGCGAGATGTGGCAGAGCTTTGCTCAACGTTGGTGCTAGTATCAGAGGCTACCAGAATAGTTTtag GCAAAAATGACACATCATATATTCAAGCTGTCAGAGGAAACCTGACTGCAGATATTACTGAGGTCCAGGATGTGGAAAACTTCCAGAAAGGATCTAATGTTCAGAAAGAGACATCTGATGATCATTTGAGTGGGAATAAAGATGATTTCATATCCGAAGGCATTGATCTAAAAGAAGGCAGGAGTTCGTCTCCTGAAACAATTCGACTATATAGTGAAACAGATGAATTATCGGGAACTTCTAAATCAGACTGGATTCCAATCCATGGCTGCAATGGAGATGTCCATGTCGAGCAGGAAAGGCTTGTCTTGACAATTTTCAGTGATTGTCTAAAAAAGATCATACTTGGAAACCTGAAAG GAAAGAATTGCTATTTCTTTAGCTACAACTCTGTGGACAGGTAA
- the LOC102617710 gene encoding pentatricopeptide repeat-containing protein At4g21065-like, with the protein MVIIHVKTKPKRSNLFHSSFTSLLNYQKNKNPFLSHYNYHSQAIQQNPNTDPRTTLLSSSKESNIPTHQIQSYYVSLLQSCIAQKAVSPGKQIHALISQMGFGFHPVLATKLVHLYSACDCLHNAHQLFDRIPQRNLFLWNVLIRGYAWNGPYEVAIELYYRLLEFGLVPDNFTFPFALKACSALSAIEEGRRIHEDVIRNKWETDVFVGAALIDMYAKCSCVVNARQVFDKILERDVVVWNSMIAAYGQNGQADESIELCREMILTGLKPSEATLVTVISASADIAALPQGRELHGFSWRHRFELNVKVKTALVDMYAKCGLVKVARNLFEQLREKRVVSWNAMITGYAMHGHSTKALDLFEKMKDEVQPDHITFVGVLSACSRGGLFDEGRMFFESMVRDYHIDPSVQHYTCMVDLLGHSGRLDEACDLIMQMRVKPDPGVWGALLNSCKLHGHVKLAELALEKLIELEPHDAGNYVILSNIYARAANWEGVAKLRKLMIDRGIKKSIACSWIEVKNKAHAFLSGDASHPNCDEIYAKLKWLEGRMKEAGYVPGTESVFHDVENDEKANMICCHSERLAIAFGLINTPDGTRLLITKNLKICDDCHIAIKFISKITEREITVRDVNRYHHFKDGICSCGDYW; encoded by the coding sequence ATGGTAATAATTCATGTTAAAACAAAGCCAAAAAGATCCAATCTCTTTCACTCCTCATTCACTTCTCTTCTCAATTAccagaaaaacaaaaacccaTTTCTCAGTCACTACAATTATCACTCACAAGCCATTCAACAAAACCCAAACACAGATCCCCGAACTACCCTTCTTTCTTCTTCGAAAGAATCCAACATACCAACCCATCAAATACAATCTTACTATGTCTCTCTTTTACAATCTTGCATTGCCCAGAAAGCCGTAAGCCCCGGCAAGCAAATCCATGCCCTTATTTCCCAAATGGGTTTTGGATTTCACCCTGTTTTAGCTACAAAACTAGTACATCTTTACAGTGCTTGTGACTGTTTACACAATGCGCATCAACTGTTTGATAGAATTCCTCAGAGAAATTTGTTTCTTTGGAATGTGTTAATCCGTGGGTACGCATGGAATGGGCCTTATGAGGTTGCGATTGAATTGTATTATAGATTACTTGAGTTTGGTCTAGTGCCTGATAATTTTACGTTCCCATTTGCGTTAAAAGCGTGCTCAGCGCTTTCTGCTATTGAAGAGGGGAGGAGGATTCATGAAGATGTGATAAGGAATAAATGGGAGACCGATGTGTTTGTTGGTGCTGCACTTATTGACATGTATGCAAAGTGTAGTTGTGTAGTAAATGCTAGACAAGTATTTGATAAGATATTGGAAAGGGATGTAGTCGTTTGGAACTCTATGATCGCAGCTTATGGACAAAATGGGCAAGCGGATGAGTCCATAGAGTTGTGTAGAGAGATGATTTTGACGGGTTTAAAGCCAAGTGAGGCAACACTTGTGACCGTGATATCAGCTTCTGCTGATATTGCAGCTCTTCCTCAAGGGAGGGAGCTTCATGGATTTAGTTGGAGACACAGGTTTGAGTTGAATGTTAAGGTTAAAACTGCATTAGTTGATATGTATGCCAAGTGTGGTTTGGTTAAGGTTGCTAGGAATTTGTTTGAACAGCTTAGGGAGAAGAGGGTTGTGTCTTGGAATGCGATGATTACTGGATATGCAATGCATGGTCATTCTACTAAGGCGCTGGACCTTTTTGAGAAGATGAAGGATGAGGTTCAGCCAGATCACATAACATTTGTTGGTGTTCTGTCAGCATGTAGTCGTGGGGGTTTGTTCGATGAGGGGAGGATGTTTTTTGAATCTATGGTGAGGGATTACCATATTGATCCTTCTGTCCAACATTATACGTGCATGGTTGATCTCCTTGGCCACTCTGGTCGATTGGATGAGGCTTGTGATCTTATAATGCAAATGAGAGTGAAGCCAGATCCTGGTGTGTGGGGTGCATTGTTGAATTCATGCAAACTCCATGGACATGTGAAGTTGGCGGAACTAGCATTGgagaaactgattgagctcgAACCACATGATGCAggaaattatgttattttatcaaacatcTATGCTCGGGCAGCAAATTGGGAAGGAGTTGCAAAGTTGAGAAAGTTAATGATTGACAGGGGAattaagaaaagcattgcttgTAGTTGGATTGAAGTTAAAAACAAGGCTCATGCATTTCTTTCTGGAGATGCTTCGCATCCTAATTGTGACGAGATATATGCAAAATTAAAGTGGTTAGAAGGACGAATGAAAGAAGCTGGCTATGTCCCAGGTACTGAATCAGTTTTCCATGATGTGGAGAATGATGAGAAAGCAAATATGATTTGCTGTCACAGCGAAAGGCTGGCAATTGCATTTGGGCTTATAAACACACCAGATGGAACCAGGCTTTTGATAACCAAGAACCTCAAGATTTGTGATGACTGTCATATTGCAATCAAGTTTATCTCAAAAATAACAGAGAGGGAAATAACTGTCAGAGATGTCAATCGCTACCATCATTTTAAGGATGGGATATGTTCTTGTGGTGATTATTGGTGA
- the LOC102617418 gene encoding protein CURVATURE THYLAKOID 1C, chloroplastic: MASITACLPSPLLVQGRQKLSLFITLPKLPLSPLNEKQNCLAIVAKASGESSESSTSLTVFKSVQNVWDSSEDRLGLIGLGFAGIVALWASVNLITAIDKLPIIPNALELIGILFSTWFVYRYLLFKPDREELFQIINKSVSDILGQ, encoded by the exons ATGGCTTCCATAACTGCATGCTTGCCTTCACCTTTGTTGGTTCAAGGAAGACAAAAGCTATCCCTATTCATAACTCTTCCAAAGCTCCCACTTTCTCCTCTTAATG AGAAGCAAAACTGTCTTGCAATTGTTGCGAAGGCCTCTGGGGAAAGTTCCGAGTCTTCAACCTCTCTTACTGTTTTTAAGTCTGTTCAAAATGTT TGGGATAGCTCCGAAGATCGGCTAGGTCTTATTGGATTGGGATTTGCAGGTATAGTGGCTCTATGGGCGTCGGTAAATCTGATTACT GCTATTGACAAGCTGCCAATTATCCCAAATGCACTAGAACTGATCGGGATATTGTTTTCTACA TGGTTTGTATATCGTTATCTCTTGTTCAAACCTGATAG GGAAGAGCTATTCCAAATCATCAACAAGTCAGTGTCGGATATCTTGGGCCAGTGA